GTGCACTAAGTTTCTtgatatttttgagaagactccTCTTAGCTCTCTGGGTTCAACTTCGAGGGTTGAAGAGTTGGAGGAAAGGCTTCTCATGTATCAGAAACATAAGAaaggagttgaaggaggaggtcgCTAAATTGAAGGAGGAGAGGGATGGCCTTCGGGAGAAGGGGAGCAAGTTACAAGCCCAATGCAATATGGAGGAGGGCTTGAGGAAGAAGGCGCAGGAGAGTTATTCGAGCTTGTTCAAGGACCTCGTGGAGGTGAGGAAGGACTTGTTGAATTCTCGGACTGCTtacgccgagttggaggactctattgctgaGGGAGCCGATGAGGCTTGGAGGATTTTTAAGGAGTAGGTCGGAGTCCTTGCTCCCGATCTGGATCTCTCTCCTTTGGACCCTGACAAGATTGTCATTGATGGGGCCATTGTGTCTCCTCCCCGACCTGTGTCTGAGTCCGAGTTGAAGATTGGGGTCAGAGAATCATAGAGTCTCCTCCCCGACCAGACGACGCTCCGAGTTCTTCCAAGGCTCCCGATACTTCTCTTCCAACTCCTGTAGGTGCCCCTCTCCCTGGTCCTGATGGCGTTGCGGCCAATCTTCCTGATTCTGGTGGTGATCCGACTACTCCCTGTGGTGATGCTTAAAAATTTgttggctatatgggggcccggcctgtgggtcccctCTTTTTaaactctctctttttttatgttggtggTGGTAGTTGACATTTTATTTGGCCTTTTAAGgtcgtaaacaaaatattttagaaataccccttttttggataaggggtTTAAGTTATCTTTCGTGTGCAtgctttttctgtttttgataCTTAGAAAATTTCTTCGACTTTTTCTTGAAAAACCTTTTCCTTTGGCTTGTCTGTCCTTCTGAGCTTTTTTCGCTATGAGGACTTAGGACAGTCTTTTGGTTTTTTTAATAGGTTTTTTGATCTCTTTTTCACTATTccttatactcaactttgcggtttattgagtttttatgacttaggttatttttgcgatgcgtttttcTTCTGCTCAGTTTTTCATTTCGATTTATGGGTCGAAGTGTTTCCGAGCTTCTCTACTCGGGTTTTCATTTCGACTTATGAGTCGGAGTGTTTCCGAGTTTCTTACGATCaacttttataacctctttacaccgacttgtacctcgtcgttttatcctgacgaccatctaggtcggttcatgggattttcaggctttgtcgagcttaagtcggcgcgtttcgtagaaagaaaataaacgaGAAGGAATTTTTATaagaaatatttgaaaaatatctttatttatttggaaAGGTACTTTTACTGCTACTAAGGGCTTTTAGCAACTTATTCCCCTTAGGCTCTattatgatgcctcgttaaaaacctttcttcagaaaaaaccctttgttttttgggaaaaaattgTGAAGtagggaaaagagtacatcagggagtagagttcacTTTTAATtatagtaccttttcatgttgcaagcatgccatgaccttggtaacTCGGTGCCGTTTAGGTCGGTCACcttataataaccttttcctaagacctcactaattttgtatggtcccttccaattagcaGCGAGTTTTCCTTCCCccgatttgttgactccaatgttgTTTTTGATCAATACCAAGTCGTTTGGGGTGAagcttcttcgaatgacttttttgttgtacctagtagtcatcctttgttttaacgctgcttctcttatctAAGCTTGCTCTCGAACTTCGGGGAGCAgttcgagctcctctttgtgcccctgtatGTTTCCGACCTCATCATGGAGAATCACCCTTGGACTTTGTTTGCTGATTTCTactggtatcatggcttctacgccgTAGACGAGTCGGAAGGGCGTTTCTCTAGTAGCAGATTGTGGCGTCGTCCGGTAGGCCCATAacacttgtgggagctcctcaaCCCAGGCTCCTTTTGCATCTTGTAGTCTTTTCTTTAgtcctgccagtatgactttgttggctgcctcgaCTTGTCCATTTGCTTGTGGATGTTCCACCGAGGTGGACTggtgtttgatcttcatactgGCCACTAGGCTTTTGAAGGTAGAGTAGTGAACTGGGTTCTGTTATCTGTGGTAATGGAATATGTATCCCAtaccttgtgatgatatttttgtagaggaacctccgACTTCTCCGGGCTGTGATGgtggctaatggttctgcttctatccactttgtgaagtagtctattcccacaatcaagtatttgacttgtcctggggCCTGGGAAAAAGGACCTAACAGATCCATCccccattttgcaaagggccatggagaagttatAATGATTAGCTCTTCGGggggagccacgtggaaatttgcgTGCATTTGGCATGGTTGGCACTtttttacaaattctgtggcatctttctgcaaggtcggtcagtagaatccagctcggatcactttcctggctagtgacctggctccgagatggtttcTGCAGATCCCATTATGAACCTCCTCTAGTACTTCAGTGGtccttgaggtcggtacgcacttcaacaatggtgttgatattcctcttttataaaggatatttttcaccagagtgtaatgttgtgcttccctccggattttcttaatctctttttcctctttggggaggatgtcgaattttagGTATTCGACCaagggattcatccatccgaggtttagcCCAGTTACCTCTAGGACATCTCGTTTGTCCTCTTCTTTTACTACAGAGGGTTCTTGGAGAGTTTCCTAGATCAGGCTTCTGTTAttccctcctggtttggtgcttgcTAACTTGGAGAGGGCATCTGCTCTGCTATTGAGATCCCAAGTTATATGCTTAACTTCGGTTTCCACGAAGTGCCCTAAGTGTTCCAGAGTTTTCTCCAAGTACCTTCTCATGTTTGGGTCTTTGGCCTGATACTCTCCATTtatctgggaggtcaccacttgagagtcgctgtatatcatcactTTCGTTGCACCGACCTcttctgccaatttcaaccctaCAATCAGGGCTTCATACTCTGCTTGATTATTTGAAActggaaattcaaatttgagggaCACCTCTATTTCGGTTCCCCTTTTGTCGACTAGtattatgcctgcgccgctTCCTGTCTTGTTtgaggatccgtctacataaAGTTCCCATGTAGTTGGTTTTTCCTCTTGATCTCCCGCGTATTCTGCTATGAAGTCGGTGAGGCATTGGGCCTTGATcgctgtccgagtttcatactTTAAGTCAAACttggagagctctattgcccattgaaccattctccctgcaagaTCCGTCTtctggaggatttgcttcatgggttggttcgttcGGACTCTTATGGTATGTGTTTGGAaataaggtcgtagccttcgtgaggctattactaaggagtaggcaaacttctctagtttgtggtaccttagttcaggGCCCTGTAgaactttgctgatgaagtaaaCTGGACGCTGTCCGACCTCGTCCTCCCTTATCAGGGCTGATGCGACAGCTTTATCTGCTATTGACAGATATAGGACGAGATCTTCCCCGCTTAGAGGTCGGGTCAAGATTGGTGGTTGGCTCAAGAACTTTTTGAACTCCTGGAATGCTCCTTCGTATTCTAGAGTCCATTCGAACTGGCATCccttttttaataaagaaaacagtggaagggatttgagtgctgatcctgccaagaacCTGGAAAGGGCTGCTAGTCGGCCATTCAATTGTTGGACCTCCCTTAAGCAAGTCG
This sequence is a window from Arachis duranensis cultivar V14167 chromosome 2, aradu.V14167.gnm2.J7QH, whole genome shotgun sequence. Protein-coding genes within it:
- the LOC107474911 gene encoding uncharacterized protein LOC107474911 yields the protein MKIKHQSTSVEHPQANGQVEAANKVILAGLKKRLQDAKGAWVEELPQVLWAYRTTPQSATRETPFRLVYGVEAMIPVEISKQSPRVILHDEVGNIQGHKEELELLPEVREQA